One Cupriavidus taiwanensis DNA window includes the following coding sequences:
- the flhD gene encoding flagellar transcriptional regulator FlhD yields MEPASPAGACASDLHRQPDADSLRQVEALNLSYLLLVQRLMRENEAEALFRLGLDREAGRLLAALTAPQVVALARCGQVRYRFRLEDSLLVASLTGAEPPHALQGMHAAIVMASRCD; encoded by the coding sequence ATGGAACCCGCCAGTCCAGCCGGCGCATGCGCTTCGGACTTGCACCGGCAACCGGACGCGGACAGCCTGCGGCAGGTCGAGGCGCTGAACCTGTCCTACCTGCTGCTGGTACAGCGGCTGATGCGCGAGAACGAGGCCGAGGCGCTGTTCCGGCTCGGCCTTGACCGCGAAGCGGGCCGCCTGCTGGCCGCGCTGACCGCGCCGCAGGTCGTGGCGCTGGCGCGCTGCGGGCAGGTGAGGTACCGCTTCCGGCTGGAGGACAGCCTGCTGGTGGCCTCGCTGACCGGGGCCGAGCCGCCGCACGCGCTGCAAGGCATGCATGCCGCCATCGTGATGGCATCGCGGTGCGATTGA
- a CDS encoding helix-turn-helix domain-containing protein, with translation MTQSDDRLPQREAMPCSTCCQMAGACPDCAPGGRGAAGTEASQRMVRLRKGEFLYLMGDPVTSVYAIRVGSIKTHVTTEDGRTQVVAFHFPGDMVGLDSLVRPRYASYATALEDTKLCLFSADTLRLAAATLAPLGRQLLLALDGQLQRARAVQTMLALMTAEERLVTFLLWLADSFALRGFSSSAFVLRMSREEIGSYVGLTLETVSRQFSRLAECGLITVRHRTITLLDKPALRAIAARPMILANAPAPRWPVAGGASAQAQG, from the coding sequence ATGACACAGTCCGATGATCGCCTGCCGCAGCGCGAAGCCATGCCGTGCAGCACCTGCTGCCAGATGGCCGGCGCCTGCCCGGACTGCGCGCCGGGCGGACGCGGCGCGGCCGGCACCGAAGCGTCCCAGCGCATGGTCCGCCTGCGCAAGGGCGAGTTCCTGTACCTGATGGGCGATCCCGTGACATCGGTCTATGCCATCCGGGTCGGGTCGATCAAAACCCATGTCACCACCGAAGACGGACGCACCCAGGTGGTCGCCTTCCACTTTCCCGGCGACATGGTCGGGCTGGACAGCCTGGTGCGCCCGCGCTATGCGTCGTACGCCACCGCGCTCGAAGACACCAAGCTGTGCCTGTTCAGCGCGGACACGCTGCGCCTGGCCGCGGCCACGCTTGCGCCGCTCGGCAGGCAGTTGCTGCTGGCGCTGGACGGCCAGCTGCAGCGCGCGCGGGCGGTGCAGACCATGCTGGCGCTGATGACCGCCGAAGAACGGCTGGTGACCTTCCTGCTGTGGCTGGCCGACAGCTTCGCGTTGCGCGGCTTTTCCTCGTCGGCCTTCGTCCTGCGCATGAGCCGCGAGGAAATCGGCAGCTATGTCGGCCTGACGCTGGAAACGGTCAGCCGGCAGTTCTCGCGGCTGGCGGAATGCGGCCTGATCACGGTACGGCACCGCACCATCACGCTGCTCGACAAGCCCGCGCTGCGGGCCATTGCCGCGCGCCCGATGATCCTTGCCAACGCGCCGGCGCCGCGCTGGCCCGTGGCCGGCGGCGCATCGGCACAGGCGCAGGGCTGA
- a CDS encoding PAS domain-containing hybrid sensor histidine kinase/response regulator, producing MTRRPDDPQPLAGNADSSLAHPLQAGGPDHPNAADTPYRTLVESVQDYAIFTLDVDGHVSSWNKGAARIKGYRREEILGKHFSQFYTPDAVARRWPDAELKAAAELGRFEDEGWRVRKDGSRFWANVVITALRDPDGRLIGFGKVTRDLTEQRRAAEALRQSEESLRLLVEGVKDYAIFMLDRGGHIVSWNAGASYIKGYRRDEIIGRHFSLFYPQEDLAAGKPARHLDLARRAGRIEDEGWRVRKDGSLFWANVTLTAVYDDARALRGFAKVTRDMSERRRREELERSSQRLNEFLATLSHELRNPLAPVRSALTAMRLAPGDGALANQSLALIERQVTHLSRLVDDLLDIGRITSGRIELRTAPVDFNEIIALALEGARPALDAKAQRVDLQGWSGTLRMDADKTRLVQVMQNLVLNASKFSPPGTVVTITTAVQHRTLEVRVTDQGRGISPHAIEEIFQLFVQESRPGTDVHGGLGIGLSLCRSLVELHGGTIAASSAGPGLGSTFTVRLPLPAARQSDSPHGAAAPPADPARPEVRVQRILLVDDNRDAADSLAMLLEMCGHEVTIAYDGAEALHVAPRCRPHIALIDLAMPGMDGYEVVRAMRGVAGTEATRFVALTGFGQPADRQHTEAAGFDAHLVKPVELETLFGTIAQLRQPD from the coding sequence ATGACAAGACGCCCCGACGATCCGCAACCCCTGGCCGGAAACGCCGACAGCTCCCTGGCCCATCCCCTCCAGGCCGGCGGCCCGGACCACCCGAACGCCGCGGATACGCCCTACCGGACGCTGGTGGAATCCGTCCAGGACTACGCCATCTTCACGCTCGACGTGGACGGCCATGTCTCGAGCTGGAACAAGGGCGCGGCCCGCATCAAGGGGTACCGGCGCGAGGAGATCCTGGGCAAGCATTTCTCGCAGTTCTATACGCCCGACGCGGTGGCGCGGCGCTGGCCCGACGCCGAGCTGAAGGCGGCCGCCGAACTGGGCCGCTTCGAGGACGAGGGCTGGCGCGTGCGCAAGGACGGCAGCCGCTTCTGGGCCAACGTCGTCATCACCGCCTTGCGCGACCCCGACGGCCGGCTGATCGGCTTCGGCAAGGTCACGCGCGACCTGACCGAGCAGCGCCGCGCCGCCGAGGCGCTGCGCCAGAGCGAAGAATCGCTGCGCCTGCTGGTCGAGGGCGTCAAGGACTACGCGATCTTCATGCTCGATCGGGGCGGCCATATCGTCAGCTGGAATGCGGGCGCGTCGTATATCAAGGGCTACCGCCGCGACGAGATCATCGGCCGCCATTTCTCGCTGTTCTATCCGCAGGAAGACCTCGCCGCGGGCAAGCCGGCGCGGCACCTGGACCTGGCCCGCCGCGCCGGGCGCATCGAGGACGAGGGCTGGCGCGTGCGCAAGGACGGCTCGCTGTTCTGGGCCAATGTCACGCTGACCGCCGTCTACGACGATGCCCGCGCGCTGCGCGGCTTTGCCAAGGTCACGCGCGACATGAGCGAACGCCGCCGCCGCGAGGAACTGGAACGCTCCAGCCAGCGCCTGAACGAATTCCTCGCCACGCTTTCGCACGAGCTGCGCAATCCGCTGGCGCCGGTGCGCAGCGCGCTGACCGCGATGCGGCTGGCACCCGGCGACGGCGCGCTGGCCAACCAGAGCCTGGCCCTGATCGAGCGCCAGGTGACGCACCTGAGCCGGCTGGTGGACGACCTGCTCGATATCGGGCGCATCACCTCCGGCCGGATCGAGCTGCGCACCGCGCCGGTCGATTTCAACGAGATCATTGCGCTGGCGCTGGAGGGCGCGCGCCCGGCGCTCGACGCCAAGGCCCAGCGCGTGGACCTGCAGGGCTGGTCCGGCACCCTGCGCATGGATGCGGACAAGACCCGGCTGGTGCAGGTGATGCAAAACCTGGTGCTCAATGCGTCGAAGTTCTCACCGCCCGGCACGGTGGTGACGATCACCACCGCCGTGCAGCACCGTACCCTCGAAGTGCGCGTCACCGACCAGGGCCGCGGCATCTCGCCGCATGCCATTGAGGAAATCTTCCAGCTGTTCGTGCAGGAAAGCCGGCCCGGCACCGATGTCCATGGCGGGCTGGGCATCGGCCTGTCGCTGTGCCGCTCGCTGGTGGAGCTGCACGGCGGCACCATCGCCGCCAGCAGTGCCGGGCCGGGCCTGGGCAGCACCTTCACGGTACGCCTGCCGCTGCCGGCCGCGCGCCAGTCCGACAGCCCGCACGGCGCCGCCGCGCCGCCGGCCGACCCGGCCAGGCCCGAGGTGCGGGTACAGCGCATCCTGCTGGTCGACGACAACCGCGACGCCGCCGACAGCCTGGCGATGCTGCTCGAGATGTGCGGCCACGAGGTCACCATTGCCTACGACGGCGCCGAAGCCCTGCACGTGGCGCCGCGCTGCCGCCCGCATATCGCGCTGATCGACCTGGCCATGCCCGGCATGGACGGCTATGAAGTGGTGCGCGCCATGCGCGGCGTCGCCGGCACCGAAGCCACCCGCTTCGTCGCGCTGACCGGCTTCGGCCAGCCGGCCGACCGCCAGCATACCGAGGCGGCCGGCTTCGATGCGCACCTGGTCAAGCCGGTGGAGCTGGAAACCCTGTTCGGCACCATCGCGCAGCTGCGCCAGCCAGACTGA
- a CDS encoding tripartite tricarboxylate transporter substrate binding protein, giving the protein MQGWIRRAATGLLFACAAMAAGTALADYPDKPVRLVVPFPPGGATDLLAREIGNALSARLQQPVVIDNRPGAGGNLAAIAVARAPADGYTLLFGTFGSLAVNKSLYDKPGYDPLRDFAPVASVAYLPNVLVVHPSVPARTVPELLALARKEPGRLTYGSFGNGSSSHLAGELFTHLAGVNITHIPYKGSAASMTDLIGGRITMMFDSVSTALPYIRDKRVRALAVTTQKPSDQLPGVPTLAAAGVPGYELTAWFGVAAPAGTPKAVIDRLNGEIVAALKQPDLAGKLASQGTVPFPATPAQFGSYIRAQYDKWDGLIKSANIKLDN; this is encoded by the coding sequence ATGCAGGGTTGGATCAGGCGTGCGGCCACAGGGCTGCTGTTTGCATGCGCGGCGATGGCCGCCGGCACCGCGCTGGCGGACTACCCCGACAAGCCGGTGCGGCTGGTGGTGCCGTTCCCGCCGGGCGGGGCCACCGACCTGCTGGCGCGCGAGATCGGCAACGCGCTGTCGGCGCGGCTGCAGCAGCCGGTGGTGATCGACAACCGTCCCGGCGCCGGCGGCAACCTGGCGGCGATCGCCGTGGCGCGCGCGCCGGCCGACGGCTATACGCTGCTGTTCGGCACCTTCGGCTCGCTGGCGGTGAACAAGAGCCTCTATGACAAGCCCGGCTACGACCCGCTCCGGGACTTCGCGCCGGTGGCATCGGTGGCCTACCTGCCTAACGTGCTGGTGGTGCATCCGAGCGTGCCCGCGCGCACCGTGCCGGAACTGCTGGCGCTGGCGCGCAAGGAGCCCGGCAGGCTGACCTACGGCTCGTTCGGCAACGGCTCGTCGTCGCACCTGGCGGGCGAGCTGTTCACGCACCTGGCCGGTGTGAACATCACGCATATTCCGTACAAGGGCAGCGCCGCGTCGATGACCGACCTGATCGGCGGGCGCATCACCATGATGTTCGACAGCGTCTCGACGGCGCTGCCGTATATCCGCGACAAGCGCGTGCGCGCGCTGGCGGTGACCACGCAGAAGCCGTCCGACCAGCTGCCCGGCGTGCCCACGCTGGCCGCCGCCGGCGTGCCCGGCTACGAACTGACCGCGTGGTTCGGCGTGGCCGCGCCGGCGGGCACGCCCAAGGCCGTGATCGACCGCCTCAACGGCGAAATCGTCGCCGCGCTGAAGCAGCCGGACCTGGCCGGCAAGCTGGCCAGCCAGGGCACAGTGCCGTTCCCGGCAACGCCGGCGCAGTTCGGCAGCTATATCCGCGCGCAGTACGACAAGTGGGACGGGCTGATCAAGTCCGCCAATATCAAGCTGGATAACTGA
- a CDS encoding IclR family transcriptional regulator: MSKVSDVKDVKDVSETPPDLDGGKPQRGIQSLDSTGQLLGALVAAGRPLPLRDLALAAGMPAAKAFPHLVSLQKTGLLARDAAGNYVCGPLALELGLIALQRLSPTREAEPEVIELAGSTGLSVAMAVLGPLGPTVVRLEESARPQHVSLRVGTVLSLVHTAIGRTVAAHLPANVLAGLLQNDALRMAGAAADKVFGPGGKLAPSYAARLAQVRAARIDHALSHPVPGIDTLAAPVFDHTGSLALVIAVMGSSGSFDSSTEGATAALVRQAAARLSWRFGAPDAA, from the coding sequence ATGAGCAAAGTGAGCGACGTGAAAGACGTGAAAGACGTGAGCGAAACCCCGCCGGACCTCGACGGCGGCAAGCCGCAGCGCGGCATCCAGTCGCTCGACAGCACCGGCCAGCTGCTCGGCGCGCTGGTGGCCGCGGGGCGGCCGCTGCCGCTGCGCGACCTGGCGCTGGCCGCGGGCATGCCGGCGGCGAAGGCGTTCCCGCACCTGGTCAGCCTGCAGAAGACCGGGCTGCTGGCGCGCGATGCCGCCGGCAACTACGTGTGCGGGCCGCTGGCGCTGGAACTGGGGCTGATCGCGCTGCAGCGCTTGTCGCCGACGCGCGAGGCCGAACCGGAAGTGATCGAGCTGGCCGGAAGCACGGGCCTGAGCGTGGCCATGGCGGTGCTGGGGCCGCTGGGGCCGACCGTGGTGCGGCTGGAGGAGTCGGCGCGGCCGCAGCATGTGAGCCTGCGCGTGGGCACGGTGCTGTCGCTGGTCCACACCGCCATCGGCCGCACCGTGGCGGCGCACCTGCCGGCCAACGTGCTGGCGGGACTGCTGCAGAACGATGCGCTGCGCATGGCGGGCGCGGCCGCAGACAAGGTGTTCGGGCCCGGCGGCAAGCTGGCGCCGTCCTACGCCGCGCGGCTGGCGCAGGTGCGCGCGGCGCGCATCGACCATGCGCTGAGCCACCCGGTGCCGGGCATCGACACGCTGGCCGCACCGGTGTTCGACCACACCGGCAGCCTGGCGCTGGTGATCGCGGTGATGGGCTCCAGCGGCAGCTTCGACAGCAGCACCGAAGGCGCCACCGCCGCGCTGGTGCGGCAGGCGGCGGCGCGGCTGTCGTGGCGCTTCGGCGCGCCGGATGCGGCCTGA
- a CDS encoding IclR family transcriptional regulator has product MARPRAATPAARADKAQRGIQSVEVGARLLAALAAARVPMPLAALADAAQLAPAQAHAYLVSLARLGLIKRDHLSGRYEPGPLSLRLGLLHLEQDAAWRAALPRADALAQALGCSVAICLAGPQGPTIVRYVPASAPLHVNLHVGTVMALAATATGRVFCAFQPPAQWQPLWHAQQPDATKADLAAFSARLAEIRARGIERSIDAPSPAVSSLSVPVLDGAGALRLVLTLVGSTGAIDVDWHGAAARALLAAGAQIGAALREPGGDPA; this is encoded by the coding sequence ATGGCCAGACCCAGGGCGGCAACGCCGGCGGCGCGTGCCGACAAGGCGCAGCGCGGCATCCAGAGCGTGGAGGTGGGCGCGCGCCTGCTCGCGGCGCTGGCCGCGGCGCGCGTGCCGATGCCGCTGGCGGCGCTGGCCGACGCCGCGCAACTGGCGCCGGCGCAGGCGCATGCCTATCTGGTCAGCCTGGCGCGGCTGGGCCTGATCAAGCGCGACCACCTGTCCGGCCGCTACGAGCCCGGACCGCTGTCGCTGCGCCTGGGCCTGCTGCACCTGGAGCAGGACGCCGCCTGGCGCGCCGCACTGCCGCGCGCCGACGCGCTGGCACAGGCGCTGGGCTGCAGCGTGGCGATCTGCCTGGCCGGGCCGCAGGGGCCGACCATCGTGCGCTATGTGCCGGCCAGCGCGCCGCTGCACGTCAACCTGCACGTGGGCACGGTGATGGCGCTGGCCGCCACCGCCACCGGCCGCGTGTTCTGCGCGTTCCAGCCGCCGGCGCAGTGGCAGCCGTTGTGGCACGCGCAGCAGCCGGACGCCACCAAGGCGGACCTGGCCGCGTTCAGCGCCAGGCTGGCGGAAATCCGCGCGCGCGGCATCGAGCGCAGCATCGATGCGCCCAGCCCCGCGGTCAGCAGCCTCAGCGTGCCGGTGCTGGACGGCGCCGGCGCGCTGCGGCTGGTGCTGACGCTGGTGGGATCGACCGGCGCCATCGATGTCGACTGGCACGGCGCGGCGGCGCGGGCGCTGCTGGCGGCGGGCGCGCAGATCGGCGCGGCGCTGCGCGAACCGGGCGGTGACCCGGCATGA
- a CDS encoding MBL fold metallo-hydrolase: MSKAFASQADLEAKQITFTQLSDNAWAYTAEGDPNSGVVIGDDGVLIVDTTATPAMAQDLIARIRTITDKPIKYVVLSHYHAVRVLGASAYFAEGAQQVIASRGTYEMIVERGEADMKSEIERFPRLFAGVETVPGLTWPTLVFEKEITLFLGKLEVRIAHLGSGHTKGDTVVWLPQQKVLFSGDLVEYDAACYCGDAQLAEWPATLDALQALNPEKLVPGRGPALTTPEDVKKGIAYTKDFVTTLFKSGQEAVAEKLDLKAAMAHTRRAMDPKFGHVFIYEHCLPFDVSRAYDEASGMRHPRIWTAQRDQEMWAALQD, translated from the coding sequence ATGTCCAAGGCATTCGCATCGCAGGCCGACCTGGAAGCCAAGCAGATCACCTTCACCCAGCTGTCCGACAACGCGTGGGCCTATACCGCCGAGGGCGATCCCAACTCCGGCGTCGTCATCGGCGACGACGGCGTGCTGATCGTCGACACCACGGCCACCCCCGCGATGGCGCAGGACCTGATCGCGCGCATCCGCACCATCACCGACAAGCCGATCAAGTACGTGGTGCTGTCGCACTACCACGCCGTGCGCGTGCTCGGCGCATCGGCCTACTTTGCCGAGGGCGCGCAGCAGGTCATCGCCAGCCGCGGCACCTACGAGATGATCGTCGAGCGCGGCGAGGCCGACATGAAGTCCGAGATCGAACGCTTCCCGCGCCTGTTCGCCGGCGTGGAGACGGTGCCCGGCCTGACCTGGCCGACGCTGGTGTTCGAAAAAGAGATCACCCTGTTCCTGGGCAAGCTGGAAGTGCGCATCGCCCACCTGGGCTCGGGCCACACCAAGGGCGACACGGTGGTCTGGCTGCCGCAGCAGAAGGTGCTGTTCTCGGGCGACCTGGTCGAGTACGACGCCGCCTGCTACTGCGGCGACGCGCAACTGGCCGAATGGCCCGCCACGCTGGATGCGCTGCAGGCGCTGAACCCCGAGAAGCTGGTGCCCGGCCGCGGCCCCGCGCTGACCACGCCCGAAGACGTGAAGAAGGGCATTGCCTACACCAAGGACTTCGTCACCACGCTGTTCAAGTCCGGCCAGGAAGCGGTGGCGGAAAAGCTCGACCTGAAGGCGGCGATGGCGCATACGCGCCGCGCCATGGACCCCAAGTTCGGCCACGTCTTTATCTACGAGCACTGCCTGCCCTTCGATGTGTCGCGCGCCTATGACGAGGCCAGCGGCATGCGCCATCCGCGCATCTGGACCGCGCAGCGCGACCAGGAAATGTGGGCCGCGCTGCAGGACTGA
- a CDS encoding FAD-dependent oxidoreductase, with translation MSSIDYQRLSFAYQPCAEQQRAGQSAEAAPAAVHPVVVVGAGPVGLATAIDLAQRGVRVVLVDDDCTLSTGSRAICFSKRTLDIFDRLGCGERMVDKGVRWHVGRVFLRDEQVYSFDLLPDSGHRRPAFINLQQYYLEGYLLERAQALSNIEIRWHNKVVGVETRGSDAGVVLTVETPDGCYPLAARYVVAADGSRSPMRKLLGLDSKGRTFRDRFLIADVKMEADFPAERWFWFDPPFHPHQSVLLHRQPDNVWRIDFQLGWDADPVLEKSPERVIPRVQALLGKDVKFELEWVSVYTFSCQRMDSFRHGNILFAGDAAHGVSPFGARGANSGVQDAENLAWKLAYVLQGRACDRLLDTYASEREFAADENIRNSTRSTDFITPKSAASRVFRDAVLALSRRHAFARALVNSGRLSVPAVLHGSPLNTDDAAPDAAGNLVPGAVCCDAPVSGAEGAGWLLSYLGGDFTLLVFGNPETTDAATLAELAALKQAGAPLQLVYVTDAAQPPMTCTHATVLRDDEGLAAARYGAAPGTCYLVRPDQHVCARWHRPDPAAIRAALARATGADLRAPQPGRMAA, from the coding sequence ATGAGCAGCATCGACTACCAGCGGCTGTCGTTCGCATACCAGCCCTGCGCGGAACAGCAGCGCGCCGGGCAATCCGCTGAGGCCGCGCCCGCGGCGGTGCATCCGGTGGTGGTGGTCGGGGCCGGCCCGGTCGGGCTGGCCACCGCCATCGACCTGGCGCAACGCGGCGTGCGCGTGGTGCTGGTGGACGACGACTGCACCCTGTCCACGGGTTCGCGCGCGATCTGTTTTTCCAAGCGCACACTGGATATCTTCGATCGCCTGGGCTGCGGCGAGCGCATGGTCGACAAGGGCGTGCGCTGGCATGTCGGCCGGGTGTTCCTGCGCGACGAGCAGGTCTACAGCTTCGACCTGCTGCCCGACAGCGGCCACCGCCGCCCGGCCTTCATCAACCTGCAGCAGTACTACCTGGAAGGCTACCTGCTGGAGCGCGCGCAGGCGCTGTCGAATATCGAGATCCGCTGGCACAACAAGGTGGTCGGCGTGGAAACGCGCGGCAGCGACGCCGGCGTGGTGCTGACGGTCGAGACCCCCGACGGCTGCTACCCGCTGGCCGCGCGCTACGTGGTCGCCGCCGACGGCTCGCGCAGCCCGATGCGCAAGCTGCTGGGCCTGGACAGCAAGGGCCGGACCTTCCGCGACCGCTTCCTGATTGCCGACGTGAAAATGGAGGCGGATTTCCCCGCCGAACGCTGGTTCTGGTTCGACCCGCCGTTCCACCCCCACCAGTCGGTGCTGCTGCACCGTCAACCTGACAACGTCTGGCGCATCGACTTCCAGCTCGGCTGGGACGCCGACCCGGTGCTGGAGAAATCGCCCGAGCGCGTGATCCCGCGGGTGCAGGCGCTGCTGGGCAAGGACGTAAAGTTCGAGCTGGAGTGGGTCAGCGTCTACACCTTCTCGTGCCAGCGCATGGACAGCTTCCGCCACGGCAATATCCTGTTCGCCGGCGATGCCGCGCACGGGGTCTCGCCGTTCGGCGCGCGCGGCGCCAACAGCGGTGTCCAGGACGCCGAGAACCTGGCGTGGAAACTGGCCTACGTGCTGCAGGGCCGTGCCTGCGACCGGCTGCTCGACACCTACGCCAGCGAGCGCGAATTCGCCGCCGACGAGAACATCCGCAACTCCACTCGCTCGACCGACTTCATCACGCCCAAGAGCGCGGCCAGCCGCGTGTTCCGCGACGCGGTGCTGGCACTGTCCCGGCGCCATGCGTTCGCGCGCGCGCTGGTGAACAGCGGCCGGCTGTCGGTGCCGGCGGTGCTGCATGGCTCGCCGCTGAACACCGATGACGCCGCGCCGGATGCCGCCGGCAACCTGGTGCCCGGCGCGGTCTGCTGCGATGCGCCGGTGTCCGGTGCGGAGGGCGCGGGCTGGCTGCTGTCGTACCTCGGCGGCGATTTCACCTTGCTGGTGTTCGGCAATCCGGAGACCACCGATGCCGCCACGCTGGCCGAGCTGGCCGCACTGAAGCAGGCCGGCGCACCGCTGCAGCTGGTCTATGTCACCGACGCCGCGCAGCCGCCCATGACCTGCACCCACGCCACCGTGCTGCGCGACGACGAAGGCCTGGCGGCGGCGCGCTACGGCGCCGCGCCGGGCACCTGCTACCTGGTCCGCCCCGACCAGCATGTCTGCGCGCGCTGGCACCGTCCCGACCCCGCCGCGATCCGCGCCGCGCTGGCACGCGCCACCGGCGCCGACCTGCGCGCGCCGCAGCCCGGCCGCATGGCCGCCTGA
- a CDS encoding DUF2783 domain-containing protein, translated as MPNLLNTQPNLARPDDFYEALIEMHRDLDEAQSQAANAQLILLLANHIGDHDVLLAAMAAARAGVVASTETTPA; from the coding sequence ATGCCCAATCTGCTCAACACCCAGCCCAACCTGGCGCGGCCCGACGACTTCTACGAAGCGCTGATCGAGATGCATCGCGACCTCGACGAAGCCCAGAGCCAGGCCGCCAACGCGCAGCTGATCCTGCTGCTGGCCAACCATATCGGCGACCACGACGTGCTGCTGGCGGCGATGGCCGCAGCGCGCGCGGGCGTCGTCGCCAGCACGGAGACGACGCCGGCCTGA
- a CDS encoding MFS transporter → MSHPVSGELSSLSSLARPAPAPAAPAAPATLATRDEDALYRKVWLRIIPFLFVCYVVSFLDRINIGFAQLQMKHDLGFSDAMYGLGAAVFYVGYVLCEVPSNMLLARFGARRTFTRIMVLWGVASVAMMAVSTPAQFYTLRFLLGVFEAGFFPGIVLYLTYWFPARRRAAVMAIFFAGVAVAGVLGGLVSGWIMRDMAGVLGLQGWKWMFAIEGAPAVLLGLAAGRLLVDGPQQAGWLSERERAHLLRDTAAHTQAGGHSLHALRQVLRNPRVYLFAFIYFSLTCGSLALSFWMPLMIRDFGVTDVMSVSLYSVVPNAVGAVGLIVIARHSDRTGERHRHFLLCTAGGALALAALTLPLPGLAAMLAILSVAAVLIFAALPVFWALPPGYLPGAGTAAGIAFISSIGITSGIVSPWVIGQIKTRTGSLDHALYLLAALLLASGLAMWLGVPKPPARPA, encoded by the coding sequence ATGAGCCATCCGGTCTCAGGGGAGCTTTCGTCCCTATCCAGCCTGGCGCGCCCCGCCCCGGCCCCCGCAGCCCCCGCGGCTCCGGCAACACTGGCCACGCGCGACGAGGACGCGCTCTACCGCAAGGTCTGGCTGCGCATCATCCCTTTCCTGTTCGTCTGCTACGTGGTGTCGTTCCTGGACCGCATCAACATCGGCTTCGCCCAGCTGCAGATGAAGCACGACCTGGGCTTCAGCGACGCCATGTACGGCCTCGGCGCCGCCGTGTTCTACGTCGGCTACGTGCTGTGCGAGGTGCCGAGCAACATGCTGCTGGCGCGCTTCGGCGCGCGCCGCACCTTCACCCGCATCATGGTGCTGTGGGGCGTGGCGTCGGTGGCGATGATGGCGGTCTCGACGCCCGCGCAGTTCTACACGCTGCGCTTCCTGCTGGGCGTGTTCGAGGCCGGCTTCTTTCCCGGCATCGTGCTGTACCTGACCTACTGGTTCCCCGCGCGCCGGCGTGCCGCGGTGATGGCAATCTTCTTTGCCGGCGTAGCGGTGGCGGGCGTGCTGGGCGGGCTGGTGTCGGGCTGGATCATGCGCGACATGGCCGGCGTGCTGGGCCTGCAGGGCTGGAAGTGGATGTTCGCGATCGAAGGCGCGCCGGCGGTGCTGCTGGGGCTGGCCGCCGGGCGCCTGCTGGTCGACGGGCCGCAGCAGGCCGGCTGGCTGAGCGAGCGCGAACGCGCCCACCTGCTGCGCGACACCGCCGCGCACACGCAGGCCGGCGGCCATTCGCTGCACGCGCTGCGCCAGGTGTTGCGCAACCCGCGCGTGTACCTGTTCGCCTTTATCTATTTTTCGCTGACCTGCGGCTCGCTCGCGCTCAGCTTCTGGATGCCGCTGATGATCCGGGATTTCGGCGTCACCGACGTGATGTCGGTCAGCCTGTATTCGGTGGTGCCCAACGCGGTGGGCGCGGTCGGCCTGATCGTGATCGCGCGCCACTCCGACCGCACCGGCGAGCGCCATCGCCATTTCCTGCTGTGCACCGCGGGCGGCGCGCTGGCGCTGGCGGCGCTGACCTTGCCGCTGCCGGGGCTGGCCGCGATGCTGGCTATCCTGTCGGTGGCGGCGGTGCTGATCTTTGCCGCGCTGCCGGTGTTCTGGGCGCTGCCGCCGGGCTACCTGCCCGGGGCCGGCACCGCCGCCGGCATCGCCTTTATCAGCAGCATCGGCATCACCAGCGGCATTGTCAGCCCGTGGGTGATCGGACAGATCAAGACCCGCACCGGCAGCCTCGACCATGCCCTCTACCTGCTGGCGGCGCTGCTGCTGGCAAGCGGCCTGGCGATGTGGCTGGGCGTGCCGAAACCGCCCGCGCGGCCGGCATGA